TTTGGAAGCGACGGTAGTGCCGCGAGTTCATCTGATGAAGAACAAGGTGAGTATCGTGAAATGCAACCTGCCGAAGTTGCACAAACATTAAAAGAAGCTCGTTCTGTTATCATCGTTCCAGGCTATGGTATGGCTGTAGCTCAAGCACAAGGTGCAGTAAGCAATATTACTGAGAAATTACGTGCAATGGATATTGAAGTAAGATTTGGCATCCATCCTGTTGCTGGCCGTTTACCGGGTCATATGAATGTATTATTAGCAGAAGCAAAAGTACCTTACGATATTGTATTAGAAATGGATGAAATTAATGATGACTTCCCTGATACTGATGTTGTTTGGGTAATTGGTGCTAACGATACTGTTAACCCAGCAGCTGAAGAAGATCCAAATAGCCCTATCGCAGGTATGCCTGTTTTAGAAGTATGGAAAGCCAAAACAGTCATTATTTCTAAACGTTCAATGAATACAGGTTATGCTGGGGTACAAAACCCACTATTCTTTAAAGAAAATAGCTATATGCTATTTGGTGATGCTAAAGATAGTGTTGAAAAAGTATTACAAAATTTATAATAGTTGATTATTATAAACATGCTAAATGAACTGCGACTTTTGTCGCAGTTTTTTTGAGTATTAATTTTTATTATTTGAAAATATATCTGACAAAAAGTTAACTACAAGATGAGTGATTTCACTATGTATTTCACTTCTCTGGCGAATTCCTCCATCTTTACAAATAATTCCTTCACCTTGTTTTTCTTGGTTTAATATCTCTATTGCATTAGTTTTACATATTTGGATAAAACTAAAATGCATTGCATCCGGAATAGTAATATAAGTGGAAGATGACTTTGCTAAAAATTGTTGAAGGTAGCCCGATTCAAGTTGAGCATTTGTATCATCTAGATCAATACCTGCACCAATAATAAGAGAAGGTATTTTAATTTCTTGCAAGCTTTCAATTGTAAATCCTCTTGTCAAACCGGCATCTAAAGATATGAAAGCTTTTATTCTTGGGTCTAACATACTTTTATTCAACTCTGAATTTGCTAAACCAAGTTCAGATAGCAAATGACAACCTTTCAAATAAGAATGTATCTTACAATCCTGATTAAAGGAATTAGTCGAAAATCTAGCGCCAGAAAGCGCTATTACAGACCAACCACCAAGAGAATGCCCTATAGCGGCAATCTGATTAAAATTAACAATATTTGAAAATGTTTGATTGCCAATTAAAGCATCAATTGTTTTACTTAAATCTTGCGGACGTAACCATAGTTTAGATGATTGTTCAATATTACGATCAAATATGGTTGTTCCTGGATGATTGGGAGCAGCAACAATATAACCTCTTAAAGCAAGTTCATTAGCAAGCCAACTTAGATTTTGCCAACTTCCACCATAACCATGTGAAAGCAAAGCTAATGGATATTTAGTCGTACTGATTTTTGGTTCAGCATCAAGAGTAACTTCATGACCATAAAAAATAGCATTTTCTGCAACAGTTATTGGATGTTGATTATTATTAGTTGGATACCAGACAACAATGTCTATAGGCCTACCATCTTGTATATCATAATGAATTTTCTTAAAACCAATATTTTCTGATGCAGAACAGATAAATGGTAAAAACAAAATAAAAAAATTAAGCAAAAAGTAGAGTTTAACCATTAAATTAATTCCTATTAAATATGCAACTATTTTTAACTTTAACAATGACACTTAATTAACGATATAATAAATTTTATAACTTGTTAATCAATAGTTTATTTTATTATGTTAGGAAATTAATAAAAAGAATAGTGATTTAATTCTTGTCAAAAAGTTTCAGATTAACTATACGTTTTAGTATAAAAAACTAGTAATTAACGTTTTCCTTGTTTAATTAATTCTTTGTGATAAAGATAATAGGCACCACGAGAAACCATTCGAAGCTGGAAAATAAGATCTTCGATTAATTTTTGACGTTGAACGATATCAAAATCAATCGCTTCTGCTCCTGCATTAAAAGCAATGGTTACCATTGCTTCAGCTTGTGCTACGTTATAATGATGAGGCATTTGATTAGCATTATCCAAATAATCAACCAATTCTTCAATAAAATGTTGAATTTCTCGTGCGATAGCTGAACGAAAGGCTGATGATGTTCCAGCCTTTTCACGAAGTAATAGTAAAAAAACTTTGGGATTTTTATCTATGAACTCAATAAATGTTGTTACAGAAGTACGCAACACACTACCACCTTTTTCAATACGTTTTCGTGCTTGTCGTAACAATTGGCGAAGAGTTAAACCACTTTCGTCAACCATAGCTAAACCTAATTCATCCATATCACGAAAATGTCGATAGAATGATGTTGCAGCAATACCCGCTTCCCGAGCGACTTCACGTAAACTCAAACTAGCAAAACCCTGCTCTGCATTCAATTGATTAAAAGCTGCATCAATTAATGATCGACGAGTTCTCTGTTTTTGCTGTGCTCGTACACCATTTGTTTTAATATTTTTCATTTTAAATTTGTTGACGCTAATAAACGTTCTTTTTCGGCAAATACTTTTGGCATATGTTCACGAATCGTTTTTGCAATTGTTTCATAACGTGAACGCAAAGGTGAACCAGGTCTATAAATCAAAGCAATGCTACGTACTGGGACAGGGTCAGTACATGGAATATAGCAAATATTATCTCGCATTCTTTCATTTGGGGCTGCTAGCTCAGGAAATAAGGTTATGCCACGACCAGCAGAAATCATACTACGCAAGGTTTCTAAACTAGTTGCTTTAAATTGTTTATCTTCATCAATACCTACTTGAAAACAATATCCCATAGCATGTTCACGTAAACAGTGCCCATCTTCCAACATTAAGAATTTTTGACCTTTTAAATTAGAAAGTTTAACTGTTTGTTTATTTGCTAACTCATTATTTGCTGGAACAGCTAAAAACATCGGCTCATTAAATAACGGTAGTTCTATAAATTGCGCTGTTTCTTTTACTTGTGCAATTATCGCACAATCTAACTTGCCACTTTCAAGTTGAGCCACAATATTAGCTGTCTGCGCTTCGTGTAAATAAAGCTCTAATTGAGGGAAAGATTCATGCAGTACTGTTATTACATGTGGTAATAAATAAGGAGCAATGGTTGGTATTAAACCAATATGCATCGGACCAGACATCTCTTCTCCTTGGCGACTAGCCATCTCTTTAAGGATCTGAATATTACGTAATATCTCTTTAGCTTGTTCAACCAGCATCATTCCTGTCTGAGTAAATAAAACTTTGCGACTAGTACGTTCTAGTAACATTACACCTAGTTCATCTTCCAATTTTCTGATTTGTCCACTTAAAGTTGGTTGACTCACATTGCAAGCATCAGCAGCTTTACGAAAATGACGAAATTCAGCTAACGAAACAAAATATTCCAAATCACGAATATTCATAATGTCCCCAAAATAAGTTATCAGTTAATAGTGTATACTCAAACGATTTTTATTGGTTAATTCTGCTTTGAAAAATTAACATATTAAAAATATAACTTAAATATTTATCATGTTATTTATACAAACGATTTTCTACAATAAATTAAAAATCTTTGAATATAGGTTAGTTAATCATAATTAGATAGTAAAATTACACATAAAATACATGTAAATAGATAATGTGCTTTTAAAGCAATATTGCTAATTGTACTATATAAAGTGCTATTATTGATAATTATGTTTAAAAATTTAAATAGAATATTAAACTAAAATCCTAAAGTATTTAATTTTACTATAGTTAACGTTGATAAATGAAGAAAAATGGAAAGTTATAAGTAATTGAGATATAATCGCGCGCAATATCACTTGAGTAAATACACTTTCAGAGGTGCGCTATTTTAAAACATGTCTCTCGCTTTTACCGTAAAATGTTTCACATTGAAGACCCAAAAGAATCTCGATATGTTTCCATTTCTCGCAATGAACACAATATTTCCCGTAAAAATATTAGTGAAAATGCGTTAAAAGTTCTTTATAGATTAAACAAACAAGGGTATGAAGCTTATTTAGTTGGTGGGTGTATTCGTGATCTTTTACTTGGTAAAACACCTAAAGATTTCGATATCGCAACCAATGCAACACCAGAACAAGTGCAAAAAACATTTCGCAATTGTCGTTTAGTTGGCAAAAGGTTTCGCCTTGCGCACATTATGTTTGGTAAAGAGATTATTGAAGTAGCAACCTTTCGTGGTGAACACAGCAACCAAGATGAACAAAACAATATCGCCAAACGTTCCCAATCGGGAATGTTACTGCGTGATAATGTATACGGAACAATTGAACAAGATGCCGTTCGTCGTGATTTCACAATGAACGCTTTTTATTATAGTATAAAAGATTTTACATTACGTGATTATTGTGGTGGCTTAAAAGATTTACAAAATGGAATCATTCGTTTAATTGGTGATCCAAAAGTTCGTTATCGAGAAGATCCAGTTAGGATGTTAAGAACGATTCGTTTTGCCGCTAAACTTGATATGCAAATTGAGCCATCAACCTCTGAACCAATTAAACATCTTGCACCTTTGTTAAAAAATATTCCGTCAGCAAGACTTTTTGATGAATCGCTAAAATTATTACAATCAGGCAATGGTTATAACACTTATTTATTATTAAGAAAATATCATCTTTTTGAGCAGCTATTTCCTGTCATTGAACGGCTATTTACTCAAAATAATAATAGCTATTTAGAAAAAATGATTGAGCAAGTTTTAAAAAATACTGATTACCGCATAACTAATAAGCAACGTGTTAATCCAGCATTTTTATTTGCTGCTTTTTTTTGGTATCCAATTATTGAACAGACACAATTAACTTGTGTTGAAAGTGGTTTATTATTTCATGATGCATTTTCAATGGCTATTAATGATGTGCTAAGTGAACAATGCCGAATTATTGCAATTCCTAAAAGATTGACAACAATAATGGGAGATATCTGGCGTTTACAATTACGAATGAAAAAACGTGAAGGCAAACGTGCATTTGCAATTTTGGAACATCCTAAATTCCGTGCAGCTTATGACTTATTAGAAATGCGTGCATCCATTGAAAAGGGTGAACTTTTAGTTCTAGCTAAATGGTGGGATGAATTTCAGCATACTTCTGTTGACAAAAGAATAGCAATGGTTAAACAATTGAGTAAAACAAATAAGCGCAGAGCCAAACATTAATTTTTCATTCGCACTTTTGTAAATAACCGTTATAATGCTTATCATATAATAATCATAACTACCTTTAATCATTGATGAAAAAATTAACGCCGTCATTTATTGCAATTACCGTTACCCTTTCATTGTCTAATAGCTGTTACGCTATAGGTCTACCTAAAGCTGAAAGCAATAATCCACAATGTCTTGCCAATGTTCCAAAATTTGATCGACCATTAGTTCAAGGCGATATTAACACATTGCCTATTAATGCCGAGGCGAATCAATTTGAAGCCATTTATCCAAATACAGCCATTTATCAAGGTGATGTTTCAATAGAACAAGGGAACCGGACAATACAAGCCAATAAAGTCACAATTGACTCAACTAATAAAAACAACCGTATGGCGATCTTACAAGGCAACATCAATTATCAAGACAATTTGATCAATATAAAAGGCAATAATGCATCAATGAATCTTAATAATAACGATACTCAAATTAGTCCAGGTGAGTATCACCTTGTCGATCGACTTGGTCGCGGTGATGCGGATGAGATG
The sequence above is drawn from the Gilliamella apicola genome and encodes:
- a CDS encoding alpha/beta hydrolase family protein, producing MVKLYFLLNFFILFLPFICSASENIGFKKIHYDIQDGRPIDIVVWYPTNNNQHPITVAENAIFYGHEVTLDAEPKISTTKYPLALLSHGYGGSWQNLSWLANELALRGYIVAAPNHPGTTIFDRNIEQSSKLWLRPQDLSKTIDALIGNQTFSNIVNFNQIAAIGHSLGGWSVIALSGARFSTNSFNQDCKIHSYLKGCHLLSELGLANSELNKSMLDPRIKAFISLDAGLTRGFTIESLQEIKIPSLIIGAGIDLDDTNAQLESGYLQQFLAKSSSTYITIPDAMHFSFIQICKTNAIEILNQEKQGEGIICKDGGIRQRSEIHSEITHLVVNFLSDIFSNNKN
- the fabR gene encoding HTH-type transcriptional repressor FabR, whose amino-acid sequence is MKNIKTNGVRAQQKQRTRRSLIDAAFNQLNAEQGFASLSLREVAREAGIAATSFYRHFRDMDELGLAMVDESGLTLRQLLRQARKRIEKGGSVLRTSVTTFIEFIDKNPKVFLLLLREKAGTSSAFRSAIAREIQHFIEELVDYLDNANQMPHHYNVAQAEAMVTIAFNAGAEAIDFDIVQRQKLIEDLIFQLRMVSRGAYYLYHKELIKQGKR
- the oxyR gene encoding DNA-binding transcriptional regulator OxyR, which translates into the protein MNIRDLEYFVSLAEFRHFRKAADACNVSQPTLSGQIRKLEDELGVMLLERTSRKVLFTQTGMMLVEQAKEILRNIQILKEMASRQGEEMSGPMHIGLIPTIAPYLLPHVITVLHESFPQLELYLHEAQTANIVAQLESGKLDCAIIAQVKETAQFIELPLFNEPMFLAVPANNELANKQTVKLSNLKGQKFLMLEDGHCLREHAMGYCFQVGIDEDKQFKATSLETLRSMISAGRGITLFPELAAPNERMRDNICYIPCTDPVPVRSIALIYRPGSPLRSRYETIAKTIREHMPKVFAEKERLLASTNLK
- the pcnB gene encoding polynucleotide adenylyltransferase PcnB; its protein translation is MFHIEDPKESRYVSISRNEHNISRKNISENALKVLYRLNKQGYEAYLVGGCIRDLLLGKTPKDFDIATNATPEQVQKTFRNCRLVGKRFRLAHIMFGKEIIEVATFRGEHSNQDEQNNIAKRSQSGMLLRDNVYGTIEQDAVRRDFTMNAFYYSIKDFTLRDYCGGLKDLQNGIIRLIGDPKVRYREDPVRMLRTIRFAAKLDMQIEPSTSEPIKHLAPLLKNIPSARLFDESLKLLQSGNGYNTYLLLRKYHLFEQLFPVIERLFTQNNNSYLEKMIEQVLKNTDYRITNKQRVNPAFLFAAFFWYPIIEQTQLTCVESGLLFHDAFSMAINDVLSEQCRIIAIPKRLTTIMGDIWRLQLRMKKREGKRAFAILEHPKFRAAYDLLEMRASIEKGELLVLAKWWDEFQHTSVDKRIAMVKQLSKTNKRRAKH